The Candidatus Latescibacterota bacterium genome segment TTCAGGACGGAAGATCGAATCGTTTCGGAACGAAGAATTTCTCGACCTCGAAGCCATATTCAGCCACGATGGAAAAAGTGTCGCGATCGGTAGTCTGACTGCTTTCCTGATAGACTCTGAAGATTTTGGGCTGAAGAGATCATTCACCGCGGATGCCTACATCGATGAAAGACTCATCGATCTAAACAGCGAGATCGCCTGGCCGTTCGTCATCAGAAATGTAGAGTACCAGAAGAAATATCATTTTGTATCTGCGATCGCGTTCTCTCCGGACGACCGTTTCATAGTGTCGGGACACGAGAATCATCATATAAAGGTCTGGGATACGAGTACAGGCCGGCTTCTGAACTCAATGGGAATGTCCTCTATCCATGGGGCGGTCACAGAAACGGCGTTCAGTCCAGACGGCCGATATATCGCCGCGTGCCAGTATCTGGGAAATATTCACATCTGGACATTTCCGGACTATCGCGAGATCGACCTGGCGGATCCGGACAGGAGTGTCAATGCCATATCCTTCGATCCTTATTCTGGACTTCTGGCAGGTGGATGTTCCGATGGTTCAATAGTGATATGGGAGGTTCAGACAGGAAAGATAGTGCGTGATTACGACGGGCATCTGAAGGAGATCCTTGCTCTCGAATTCACGAAAGACGGACTATTTATAGGTAGCTGCGGCACAGACAATACGGTTCAGATAAGAAATGCGGTCACCGGTGAACCTGTAATGGTTCTTGTCGGGCATTCCAGGCAGGTGAATGATTTAGCGTTCAATTCCAACGCGTCGCTCCTGGCGAGTTGTAGTGACGATATGAAGGTCATTCTATGGGATATCTCGGCTGCTGGACTTTGCCCTGATCCTGCATCGATACCCCAGCCCGTGTTTCCCGTAAGGCTTTCCTGCGAAGTCGAATATGTAGACCGTTCGGGAGATGGATATCTTGGGAGGGAGGAAAGTTCAGCGCTCAGATTCACCATCAGAAACGATGGTGCAGGAACGGCGTACCAGCTGGTGTCGATGATCCTCCCGGATTCTCTGGGCCTGGATCTGTCCCTGAATCGATTGCCAGTAGTACCAATGATCCTTCCAGGCAGGAGAAAAGTCATCTATACAGGAATAACAGGAGGAACTGCTCTTGAGCAGGGTAAAGCCTCTTTCAGTCTCCGCGTATATGAGTTCAACGGGTTCCATTTACAAAAACCACTCAGGTTCACCATACCTTTAAGGTCGATCGATTGAGTAATTCAGACCATTCCATAGTTTAGCTTCATCCATCCACAGACAAATTCGCAGGAAAACAGGATGCCCACTTCGATTTTACTGGAAATAGATTCTGGAATGTAATAAAATACGCGCTGTGGAAGTGAAAACGGGGCGGACCGTTTTCCGAGGGAAACGTTTCCTGAGGAGGAGGAAGGGAGGATGAGGATGAGGAGACTATTCCGTTTTTTCATGCCCGTCACTATTTTTTCAATGACAATTCTGAGTGTTGTTTCCGGTCTTTCGGCACAGGTCGTTATAAACGAGTTCATGGCTGACCCTGCCAGGGATTGGGACGGTGATGGAGAGTACTATTACCGGGACGACGAGTGGGTAGAGATCCTGAATGTCGGTGAGACCTCTGTGGATCTTGACGGCTATATGCTGACCGACGCGGAGGGTGCAGGTGTCTGGAGATACGGTTTCTCCGGGATCATACAGCCCGGGCAGATCATGATCGTGTTCGGGAGTGATTCAAGGGCCTGGGAGGAATCCAGCGGGAATCCTGCATACGGCCTGAGTCTTAACAATACCGGAGACATGATATCACTGTTCCATGTCTCGGCGGGTGATACGGTGCTTATGGATGAGGTGACATATGGAGCAAGCGCCGCGCAGGATGACAGGTCGGCTGGTCGAAGTCTTCATGCCGAAAGGGAATGGGAGATATTCGATGCCTATAATCCCTGTGGAGGCAATTGTGATCCAATAGGAAACGGTTGTGTCCCGACTCCGGGCATGGTGAACACCTGCACGACATCGGCGACGCCCTCCTCGTGGGGGAGGATAAAAAAGATGTATAACAGCTGATCACGCGGGAGGATATCCAGCGTTGATCGATTAACCGGTCCGCCCCGGTTTTCTGCTTTACTGGTCAATATTCTTGTGGTAGCTTCCATATCGCAATGGAAGACAACACTGATATCAAAAAGAGCAATGATCTCGCAAAGGATAATAGCCTGAGCGATGACAGTATCAACAGGTGCTGGGAGTATCTCGGCTGCAAGCGCGAAGACTGCCCGGCTCACGGGCAGAGCAGCGTCCCCTGCTGGGAACTTACCGGTCACAGGTGCCAGGAAAAGGTGTTCGCCCGGATAGAGGAGAAGCTGATACAGTGCTGTTTCAAATGCGATTTCTTTATACAGCTCAAGGAAAGGATCAAGGGAAGAAGATGGGCGGATATTACCCTGCTCGAGACGCTTGAGGATGCCCTGATCCGGTCTTCGAAATACTCCAGTAAAGTCGAGGATCTTTACATGGAGGTCATCCGCCGGAGCAAGTTGATGAACCTGCTCAGTGAGGTGAGCAAGATCGTCGCTCATCTCGACAAGGAAGAGGATATCATTCTCGCCATCCTGACGGTGATCACAGCCAGGGAAGGGCTCGGATTCAACAGGGCATTTATCTTTTTGAGAGGGACAGAATTCGATGTCCTGCGAGGAAAATACGCCCTTGGACCTTCTACTGCCGAGGAAGCGGGAAGTATCTGGAAGATACTGGACAAGGACACTACCAGTTCAATAGAGAAGCTTGTGACAAAGGGAAAGAAGCTTCACACACTGAAGAACAGTGAGTTATCGAAGAATATGTCGAAACTGTCCATCCCGATTGACGAGGAGAGCGGGATCATCTTCAAAGGGATGGACGAAGTACGTTTTCTCAAGATGGCGGATCTCAAGACTGAGAATGATATCAAGATATCCAGGGAGCTGGGTCTTCGTGATTTCTGCACCTGCCCGATAGCGACGGCAGAGGACAGCCTCGGACTTATCATTGTCGACAACATATACACTGGCAGTGAGGTTACACCGGAAGATGCGCATTTATTGGAAATGGTCGTAAGTCACGCCACAACATCGCTTAAAGCAGCACAGTTAAAGGAATCGCTGAAGACTAATGTCGAAAGTTTAAAGTTGACATACAGAAAGTTGAAGGCGAATGAGGAGAGGATGATGAAAGCCGAAAGGCTTGCCATCTCTGGTGAATTGACCAGTTCTGTCCTTCATGAGATCAAGAATCCGCTGGTGTCTATAGGAGGTTTTGCCCTGAATCTTCTCAAGACAGGTAACCTTGCCGGAAAAGATAGGAAGAAGCTGGAGATCATCGTCAACGAGACACTTCGGCTTGAGAAGTATCTGGAGAACATGCAGAATCGTGTGGGGGAACTGGATCTCACCGATGAAGACATCAATCAGGTACTTGAGGACAACTGCAATCTGCTTCAGAACGAGCTTGAAGAGAAGAAGATCGCTCTGTAC includes the following:
- a CDS encoding WD40 repeat domain-containing protein — its product is MRSVSLIVIVLLVLPACTFNIPEPRVMPKGFDDLSGIAVPVDTFGPLAGPVIRVDFRAGSNILVCLSKEGSDRSMIEFWYADSGRKIESFRNEEFLDLEAIFSHDGKSVAIGSLTAFLIDSEDFGLKRSFTADAYIDERLIDLNSEIAWPFVIRNVEYQKKYHFVSAIAFSPDDRFIVSGHENHHIKVWDTSTGRLLNSMGMSSIHGAVTETAFSPDGRYIAACQYLGNIHIWTFPDYREIDLADPDRSVNAISFDPYSGLLAGGCSDGSIVIWEVQTGKIVRDYDGHLKEILALEFTKDGLFIGSCGTDNTVQIRNAVTGEPVMVLVGHSRQVNDLAFNSNASLLASCSDDMKVILWDISAAGLCPDPASIPQPVFPVRLSCEVEYVDRSGDGYLGREESSALRFTIRNDGAGTAYQLVSMILPDSLGLDLSLNRLPVVPMILPGRRKVIYTGITGGTALEQGKASFSLRVYEFNGFHLQKPLRFTIPLRSID
- a CDS encoding lamin tail domain-containing protein; its protein translation is MRRLFRFFMPVTIFSMTILSVVSGLSAQVVINEFMADPARDWDGDGEYYYRDDEWVEILNVGETSVDLDGYMLTDAEGAGVWRYGFSGIIQPGQIMIVFGSDSRAWEESSGNPAYGLSLNNTGDMISLFHVSAGDTVLMDEVTYGASAAQDDRSAGRSLHAEREWEIFDAYNPCGGNCDPIGNGCVPTPGMVNTCTTSATPSSWGRIKKMYNS